The Phycisphaerales bacterium genome has a window encoding:
- a CDS encoding DUF3987 domain-containing protein, with protein MTQPGSTLLDAARSYTARGYRVVPIPVRSKAPVLTAWQSLRLTEAELPQHFNCVGNIGLLLGEPSGWLVDVDLDCPEAIELAPRFLPPTLAVSGRLGAPHSHWWYICEGATTKKHHFPGTKRMIVEIRSTGAQTVVGPSIHPCGEAYEWLTGEPASVTHETLRGAVDALVAAVVERTGASPAAPPQIHAPTPFVSEDAVLRRAAAYLDAMPAAISGQGGHSTTFAAATAMVHGFCLDRDAALQLLIERYNPRCEPPWSEKELRHKVEDAATKPHDRPRGWLRDSSTPTDHHDVDLAGILGSTEETPALAPASGAPSDPGPLPDHLLDVPGLIGAVVEFNRATAPRWQPWLALAAALCLQAVLAGRKVRDERGNRTNLYAVCLAGSGSGKDNPRKINTRTLYLAGAPELDGQGELASDAGLVAAVEAQPSILFQIDEFGRFLRTIGDPRRSPHLFNIISTLMKLYSSAHGIFKGKAYADPRRNKIVDQPCVSLLATTASAHFRESLTPEAMSDGFMARLLIFESEDMPPRRWLADLNPPESIVSAARWWHEFSPGGNLSGEHPQPILVPTTDEARAIFDALAARADKEMLEPREDVRSIWARVEEKACRLALLYACSRDREKPVVDESAALWACELSEHMSRRVLFLAHQFVSHSEFDARQKAMVRAMRAAGGRMTRSQLCRATQHLSKREREEVIDNLLETERVAEIIEKTTGRSRTVYVLTE; from the coding sequence GTGACCCAGCCCGGCTCGACCCTCCTCGACGCCGCCCGCTCGTACACCGCGCGCGGCTACCGCGTCGTGCCCATTCCGGTGCGGAGCAAGGCGCCGGTGCTTACCGCGTGGCAGTCCCTACGCCTCACCGAGGCTGAACTGCCCCAGCATTTCAACTGCGTGGGCAACATCGGCCTGCTGCTCGGTGAGCCCAGCGGGTGGCTCGTTGATGTCGATCTCGACTGTCCCGAAGCGATCGAACTGGCGCCGCGCTTCCTGCCCCCCACTCTCGCGGTGAGCGGCCGCCTCGGTGCGCCGCACTCGCACTGGTGGTACATCTGCGAAGGTGCGACCACGAAGAAGCATCACTTCCCCGGCACCAAGCGGATGATCGTCGAGATCCGCAGCACCGGCGCGCAGACGGTCGTGGGCCCGAGCATTCACCCCTGCGGCGAAGCCTACGAGTGGCTCACCGGCGAGCCCGCATCGGTGACGCACGAGACGTTGCGCGGGGCGGTCGATGCGCTCGTGGCCGCAGTCGTCGAGCGCACCGGTGCATCCCCTGCTGCCCCGCCACAAATCCACGCTCCAACACCCTTCGTCTCAGAAGACGCGGTGCTGCGGCGCGCGGCCGCGTACCTCGACGCCATGCCGGCGGCCATCTCCGGTCAGGGGGGACACAGCACGACCTTCGCCGCGGCGACCGCGATGGTGCATGGATTCTGCCTTGACCGCGACGCGGCGCTGCAGCTGCTCATCGAGCGCTACAACCCGCGCTGCGAGCCGCCGTGGTCGGAGAAGGAACTGAGGCACAAAGTCGAGGACGCCGCAACCAAACCGCACGATCGACCACGCGGCTGGCTGCGCGACTCGAGCACTCCCACCGATCACCACGACGTCGATCTCGCAGGCATCCTCGGTTCGACCGAGGAAACCCCGGCGCTGGCGCCTGCCTCCGGCGCACCGTCCGATCCCGGACCGTTGCCCGATCATCTTCTCGATGTCCCCGGCCTCATCGGCGCGGTCGTGGAGTTCAATCGCGCCACCGCCCCGCGCTGGCAGCCCTGGCTCGCACTCGCTGCCGCTTTGTGCCTCCAAGCCGTGCTCGCCGGCCGCAAGGTGCGCGATGAGCGTGGCAACCGCACCAATCTCTACGCTGTCTGTCTCGCCGGATCAGGCTCGGGCAAGGACAATCCGCGCAAGATCAACACCCGCACTCTCTACCTCGCCGGAGCGCCCGAACTGGACGGTCAGGGCGAACTTGCCAGCGATGCCGGACTCGTCGCCGCCGTCGAGGCCCAGCCATCCATCCTCTTCCAGATCGACGAATTCGGCCGTTTCCTGCGCACCATCGGGGATCCGAGGCGTTCTCCACACCTTTTCAACATCATCTCCACGCTGATGAAACTCTACTCGTCAGCCCATGGCATCTTTAAAGGTAAGGCGTACGCCGACCCCCGCCGCAACAAGATCGTCGATCAGCCCTGTGTCTCGCTCCTGGCGACGACCGCCTCGGCGCACTTCCGGGAATCCCTGACCCCCGAAGCCATGAGTGACGGCTTCATGGCCCGACTGCTCATCTTCGAGAGTGAGGACATGCCGCCGCGCCGTTGGCTGGCGGATCTCAACCCGCCCGAATCGATCGTCAGCGCCGCCCGCTGGTGGCATGAGTTCTCACCCGGCGGCAATCTCTCTGGCGAACATCCTCAACCCATCCTCGTCCCCACCACCGACGAAGCGCGGGCCATCTTCGATGCGCTCGCGGCCCGGGCTGACAAGGAGATGCTCGAACCGCGCGAGGATGTCCGCTCCATCTGGGCCCGTGTCGAGGAGAAGGCCTGTCGCCTGGCGCTGCTCTACGCCTGCTCGCGTGATCGCGAAAAGCCCGTCGTCGATGAATCCGCGGCGCTCTGGGCGTGCGAGCTGTCGGAACATATGAGCAGACGTGTTCTTTTCCTCGCCCACCAGTTCGTCTCGCACAGCGAGTTCGATGCGCGACAGAAGGCCATGGTGCGGGCGATGCGCGCCGCGGGAGGTCGCATGACGCGATCTCAACTGTGCCGGGCGACGCAGCATCTCAGCAAGCGCGAACGCGAAGAGGTTATCGACAACCTCCTCGAGACCGAGCGCGTGGCCGAGATCATCGAGAAGACCACCGGACGCTCGCGGACGGTGTATGTGCTCACGGAGTGA